One window from the genome of Halococcus agarilyticus encodes:
- a CDS encoding precorrin-2 dehydrogenase/sirohydrochlorin ferrochelatase family protein, producing MIPLLHDLSGATVLVFGGGRVGARKARRFAREARVVVVSPAFGDHEFGGAERVRAAPDPEAVPGWFDRTDPALAVAATDDGAVNDAVARAARERGVLLNRADRSTDDDPAESAADSDSDGNDGEGYAREVVVPATVRDDPVTLAVATGGRSPALSRHLRERFEEEFAGAGAMAELSGRLRTELRERGIAPSERRAAIRAVVRSERVWKVLGESSPSARTEAESVISDVLSAGDS from the coding sequence GTGATACCTTTGCTCCACGACCTTTCGGGAGCAACGGTCCTGGTGTTCGGCGGCGGGCGAGTGGGCGCGCGCAAGGCCAGGCGGTTCGCCCGCGAGGCACGAGTCGTGGTGGTGAGTCCGGCGTTCGGCGACCACGAGTTCGGCGGTGCGGAGCGGGTTCGAGCCGCCCCCGACCCCGAAGCGGTTCCAGGCTGGTTCGACCGGACCGATCCGGCGCTCGCGGTCGCGGCGACCGACGACGGTGCGGTGAACGATGCCGTCGCGCGCGCGGCGCGCGAGCGCGGTGTCCTCCTGAACCGCGCCGACCGAAGCACGGACGACGATCCCGCCGAATCGGCCGCCGATTCGGATAGTGATGGAAACGACGGCGAGGGGTACGCACGAGAGGTCGTGGTGCCGGCGACGGTGCGGGACGACCCGGTGACGCTGGCGGTCGCCACCGGCGGGCGGAGCCCGGCGCTCAGTCGCCACCTCCGCGAGCGCTTCGAAGAGGAGTTCGCAGGCGCGGGCGCGATGGCGGAGCTCTCCGGGCGGCTCCGCACCGAACTCCGCGAACGCGGGATCGCCCCGTCGGAGCGCCGGGCGGCGATCCGGGCGGTCGTCCGATCGGAGCGGGTTTGGAAGGTTTTAGGTGAATCAAGCCCCTCCGCACGGACAGAGGCGGAATCAGTGATCAGTGACGTGCTCTCGGCGGGTGACTCATGA
- a CDS encoding alpha-ketoacid dehydrogenase subunit beta has protein sequence MSSNSSEGDEDSGNSTGTYPSEELAHHDPEEADTEEIDLVTAVNDTLHQEMAREESVRVMGYDIGPLGGVYRATEGLLEEFGDERLIDTPLSENGILGTAAGMAMRGERPVAEIEFMGFFYPAFGQFMYAVVKMYERSGGDIEMPITIRLPYGGGVKALEYHQESTETYQIHTPGVRVVCPSTPYQTKGLLASAIRSQDPVAFMEPKKIYRGVEQPVPTEEYTLPLDEARLVREGEDVTVVTWGAMVRHAVAAAEDVDADVEIVDLRSLSPLDAEAVLDSVKKTGRCVVLHEARRTLGLGAEVSALVNEYALDRLKAPVKRATGFDVHFPDHDIEDDYLPDEERARFAIEAVMDYAF, from the coding sequence ATGAGCAGTAACAGTAGCGAAGGCGATGAGGACAGCGGGAACAGTACTGGGACATACCCGAGCGAGGAGCTGGCCCACCACGACCCCGAAGAAGCCGACACCGAAGAAATCGATCTCGTCACGGCGGTGAACGACACCCTCCACCAGGAGATGGCCCGCGAGGAGTCGGTCCGTGTGATGGGCTACGATATCGGACCGCTCGGGGGGGTCTATCGCGCGACCGAGGGACTCCTAGAGGAGTTCGGCGACGAGCGCCTGATCGACACGCCGCTTTCGGAAAACGGAATTTTGGGAACAGCGGCGGGGATGGCGATGCGCGGTGAGCGCCCCGTGGCCGAGATCGAGTTTATGGGATTCTTCTATCCGGCGTTCGGCCAGTTCATGTACGCCGTCGTGAAGATGTACGAACGCAGCGGCGGCGACATCGAGATGCCGATCACCATTCGGCTGCCCTACGGCGGCGGGGTCAAGGCGCTCGAATACCATCAGGAGTCGACCGAGACCTATCAGATCCACACCCCCGGCGTCCGGGTGGTCTGCCCGAGCACGCCCTACCAGACCAAGGGGCTGCTGGCGAGCGCGATCCGGAGTCAGGACCCGGTGGCGTTCATGGAACCGAAGAAGATCTACCGCGGGGTCGAACAGCCCGTCCCAACCGAGGAGTACACGCTGCCGCTCGACGAGGCCCGACTGGTCCGCGAGGGCGAGGACGTGACCGTGGTGACGTGGGGCGCGATGGTGCGCCATGCGGTCGCGGCCGCCGAGGATGTCGACGCCGACGTGGAGATCGTCGACCTCCGGTCGCTTTCGCCGCTCGACGCCGAGGCAGTGCTCGATTCGGTGAAAAAGACCGGGCGCTGCGTCGTGCTCCACGAGGCGCGACGCACTCTCGGACTTGGTGCGGAGGTATCGGCGCTGGTGAACGAGTACGCGCTCGATCGACTGAAAGCCCCAGTGAAACGTGCGACCGGGTTCGACGTTCACTTCCCGGACCACGACATCGAGGACGACTACCTGCCCGACGAGGAGCGTGCTCGGTTTGCGATCGAGGCGGTGATGGACTATGCGTTCTGA
- a CDS encoding NAD-dependent succinate-semialdehyde dehydrogenase produces the protein MDRVNPATGEALEPVEEHTDEDVDEALERASTAFASWRDRSMIERRELLADAADVLRENKREYAEVMTREMGKPISGAVSEVEKCAWVCEYYAETAGEQLADEALPSASEASAFVSYEPLGPILAVMPWNYPFWQVFRFAAPHLTAGNVGLLKHASNVPECAMAIADVFERAGYPEDVFQSLLIGSDQVEAVLEDDRLRAATLTGSEPAGRAVAETAGRELKKTVLELGGSDPFVVLDDADLDAAAATGAGARTLNSGQSCIAAKRFIVHEDVYDEFLDKFTDEMEGLEIGDPTDEATDVGPQAREDLMNDLHDQVERTLDEGASLELGGEPMDREGYYYPPTVLTDVPQDAAAACEETFGPAAAVFRVSDAEEAIELANDVDFGLGASVWTEDLERGERVARNFEAGCCFVNELVKSDPRVPFGGIKNSGYGRELAGHGIREFVNKKTIWVQSAEGE, from the coding sequence ATGGACCGTGTGAACCCGGCCACCGGCGAAGCGCTCGAACCCGTCGAGGAACACACAGACGAGGACGTCGACGAGGCGCTCGAACGCGCGAGCACGGCGTTCGCCTCGTGGCGCGACCGCTCGATGATCGAGCGCCGCGAGCTCCTCGCCGACGCCGCGGACGTCCTCCGCGAGAACAAACGCGAGTACGCCGAGGTCATGACCCGGGAGATGGGCAAACCCATCTCGGGGGCGGTCTCGGAGGTCGAGAAGTGTGCGTGGGTGTGTGAGTACTACGCCGAGACCGCCGGCGAGCAGCTCGCCGACGAGGCGCTCCCCAGCGCGTCCGAGGCGTCCGCGTTCGTCTCCTACGAGCCGCTCGGCCCGATCCTCGCGGTGATGCCGTGGAACTACCCGTTCTGGCAGGTGTTCCGGTTCGCCGCGCCCCACCTCACCGCGGGCAACGTCGGCCTGCTGAAACACGCCTCGAACGTCCCCGAGTGTGCGATGGCGATCGCGGACGTCTTCGAGCGCGCGGGCTATCCCGAGGACGTCTTCCAATCCCTGTTGATCGGCTCGGATCAGGTCGAGGCGGTGCTCGAAGACGATCGACTCAGGGCCGCGACGCTAACTGGGAGCGAACCCGCGGGCCGTGCGGTCGCCGAGACCGCCGGTCGCGAGCTCAAGAAAACAGTGCTGGAACTCGGCGGGAGCGACCCGTTCGTGGTGCTCGACGACGCCGACCTCGACGCCGCCGCCGCGACCGGCGCGGGCGCGCGCACCCTGAACTCCGGGCAGTCGTGCATCGCCGCGAAACGGTTCATCGTCCACGAGGACGTCTACGACGAGTTCCTCGACAAGTTCACCGACGAGATGGAGGGTTTGGAGATCGGCGATCCCACCGACGAGGCCACCGACGTCGGCCCGCAGGCCCGCGAGGACCTGATGAACGACCTCCACGATCAGGTCGAGCGCACGCTCGACGAGGGCGCGAGCCTCGAACTCGGCGGCGAACCGATGGATCGGGAGGGGTACTACTACCCGCCGACCGTCCTCACGGACGTTCCCCAGGATGCGGCGGCGGCCTGCGAGGAGACGTTCGGCCCCGCCGCGGCGGTGTTTCGGGTGAGCGACGCCGAGGAGGCGATCGAACTCGCGAACGACGTCGACTTCGGGCTCGGTGCCTCGGTCTGGACCGAGGACTTGGAACGCGGCGAACGGGTCGCACGCAACTTCGAGGCGGGCTGTTGTTTCGTCAACGAGCTCGTGAAATCCGACCCCCGGGTGCCGTTCGGTGGGATCAAGAACTCGGGGTACGGCCGCGAACTCGCCGGCCACGGCATCCGGGAGTTCGTCAACAAGAAGACGATCTGGGTCCAGTCCGCCGAGGGCGAGTAG
- a CDS encoding dihydrolipoamide acetyltransferase family protein: MTFEFELPDPGEGLTEAEIVEWSVAEGDEVAEDDVLGEVETDKAVTEIPSPVSGTIQKITADEGDVVDVGTVIVVFDTDEEGDEEEAAESAAEKADEQTEETTEGEDEEGGEEASEGEAEEEEEAEGEAEGGEAEGEEEAEQAVTEVGEEGAEEAEAEPAEAEPAEAETEEPETEEGRVFAAPSTRRYAREQGVDLGDVDGSGPDGRVLREDIEEYTEEGEAAEAAEVGALHPSVEIEPTAVDEDESRSERRDLSGLRAQIAENMTRSKTVIPHLTSEFEADAEALVELKERLDEKHDTHITYTPLFLKAVVPALKEFPLVNASIDDTTDEIVEKNYYNVGFATHTDDGLLVPVIDDVDAKSVVEVAEELNDLAEQAREREIDVADLQGGTFTVTNLALHGEHRTGGTPVINHPEAAILGIGHIREKPVARDGNLEVRNRVTLSLSYDHRLVDGVTANEFTEHVIEGIEDPDILLSRL, from the coding sequence ATGACCTTCGAGTTCGAACTGCCGGACCCCGGCGAGGGACTCACTGAGGCCGAGATCGTGGAGTGGTCGGTCGCCGAGGGCGACGAAGTCGCAGAGGATGACGTGCTCGGCGAGGTCGAGACCGACAAGGCCGTCACGGAGATTCCCTCGCCAGTCTCGGGCACGATCCAGAAGATCACTGCCGACGAGGGCGACGTGGTAGATGTCGGTACAGTAATCGTGGTCTTCGACACGGACGAAGAGGGAGACGAGGAAGAGGCAGCAGAGAGTGCAGCGGAAAAAGCGGACGAACAGACCGAAGAGACGACAGAAGGAGAGGACGAAGAGGGTGGAGAAGAGGCCTCGGAAGGAGAAGCCGAGGAGGAAGAGGAAGCCGAAGGAGAAGCGGAAGGTGGAGAAGCGGAAGGCGAAGAAGAAGCGGAACAAGCCGTCACGGAGGTCGGGGAGGAAGGGGCGGAAGAAGCGGAAGCCGAGCCAGCGGAAGCCGAGCCAGCGGAAGCCGAGACCGAAGAGCCCGAAACCGAGGAGGGACGTGTTTTCGCCGCACCGAGCACTCGACGGTACGCCCGCGAGCAGGGCGTCGATCTGGGCGACGTCGACGGATCCGGTCCCGACGGACGGGTGCTGCGCGAGGACATTGAGGAGTACACGGAAGAAGGTGAGGCGGCGGAGGCGGCCGAGGTGGGGGCGTTGCATCCGAGCGTCGAGATCGAGCCGACCGCGGTCGACGAGGACGAGTCGCGGTCGGAGCGCCGTGACCTCTCGGGACTGCGTGCGCAGATCGCGGAGAACATGACGCGCTCGAAGACCGTCATTCCCCATCTGACCTCCGAGTTCGAGGCCGACGCCGAGGCGCTGGTCGAACTCAAAGAACGTCTCGACGAGAAACACGACACCCACATCACGTACACGCCGCTCTTCCTCAAGGCAGTCGTGCCGGCGCTCAAGGAGTTCCCGCTCGTCAATGCGAGCATCGACGACACGACCGACGAGATCGTGGAGAAGAACTACTACAACGTCGGCTTCGCCACCCATACCGACGACGGCCTGCTCGTGCCCGTCATCGACGACGTGGACGCGAAGTCGGTGGTCGAGGTGGCCGAGGAGCTGAACGACCTGGCCGAGCAGGCCCGCGAGCGCGAGATCGACGTCGCCGACCTTCAGGGCGGAACGTTCACCGTCACGAACCTCGCGCTCCACGGCGAGCACCGGACCGGCGGAACGCCGGTCATCAACCACCCCGAGGCGGCGATCCTCGGGATCGGCCACATCCGCGAGAAACCGGTGGCGCGCGACGGCAACCTCGAGGTCAGAAACCGGGTTACGCTCTCGCTGTCGTACGACCACCGGCTCGTCGACGGCGTGACGGCCAACGAGTTCACCGAGCACGTCATCGAGGGGATCGAGGACCCCGACATCCTGCTCTCGCGGCTCTGA
- the hemA gene encoding glutamyl-tRNA reductase, producing the protein MTAATGVISGVSVSHRRAGVETIEAVGIRDERAAVAALLDHDAVREAFAIETCHRVEAYVVTDDPESGRAVVDSVVEDLPEETVVELGHEESLRHLMRVACGLESVVLGEDQIIGQVRDAYANARAAGGIGPLFETGIEKALHVGERARTETGIDEGVVSLGSAAVELAADEADLGDATALVVGTGEMGTLAATALAEPVDELFVANRSLASAEHVAGSVDADATPIALDDLPEAVAEADVVVSATASPEPVFEERTFEEAGETFVIDLAQPRDVPPAAVDRSAVTVRDLDALESVTDETHARRREAAAQVEAMIDEEFDRLLARYKRQRADEAIGAMYAGAERMKERELARAVSKLEADGLTDDQRAIVESFADALVNQLLAAPTRSLRDAAEADDWSTINTALGLFDPSFDGDAPTPRDASTDEEAATAMAHSLVSAVDDQLDD; encoded by the coding sequence ATGACGGCGGCCACCGGCGTCATCTCGGGCGTGAGCGTCTCGCACCGCCGCGCGGGCGTCGAGACCATCGAAGCGGTCGGGATCCGCGACGAGCGCGCGGCCGTCGCAGCGCTGCTCGACCACGACGCGGTGCGCGAGGCGTTCGCCATCGAGACGTGTCACCGCGTGGAGGCGTACGTCGTGACCGACGATCCCGAGTCCGGGCGAGCGGTCGTCGATTCGGTCGTCGAGGACCTCCCCGAAGAAACCGTCGTCGAACTGGGCCACGAGGAGAGCCTCCGCCACCTCATGCGGGTGGCGTGCGGGCTCGAATCGGTCGTGCTCGGCGAGGACCAGATCATCGGCCAGGTCCGCGACGCCTACGCGAACGCGCGGGCGGCGGGCGGGATCGGCCCGCTGTTCGAGACGGGGATCGAGAAGGCGCTCCACGTCGGCGAGCGCGCCCGGACTGAGACCGGGATCGACGAGGGCGTGGTCTCGCTCGGGAGCGCTGCCGTCGAACTCGCCGCGGACGAGGCCGATCTCGGTGACGCGACCGCGCTCGTGGTCGGCACCGGTGAGATGGGCACGCTCGCCGCCACCGCACTCGCCGAGCCGGTCGACGAGCTGTTCGTGGCGAACCGGAGCCTGGCGAGCGCGGAGCACGTCGCAGGATCGGTCGACGCCGACGCGACTCCGATCGCGCTCGACGATCTCCCGGAGGCAGTCGCCGAAGCCGACGTCGTGGTTTCGGCGACCGCCAGCCCCGAGCCGGTGTTCGAGGAGCGGACGTTCGAGGAGGCCGGCGAGACGTTCGTGATCGACCTCGCCCAGCCGCGCGACGTGCCGCCCGCCGCGGTCGACCGTTCGGCCGTCACGGTGCGGGATCTCGACGCGCTCGAATCGGTCACCGACGAGACGCACGCGCGCCGTCGGGAGGCCGCAGCGCAGGTCGAGGCGATGATCGACGAGGAGTTCGACCGGCTGCTCGCCCGGTACAAGCGCCAGCGCGCCGACGAGGCGATCGGCGCGATGTACGCGGGCGCGGAACGGATGAAGGAACGCGAGCTCGCACGCGCGGTCTCGAAGCTCGAAGCCGACGGGCTGACCGACGACCAGCGCGCGATCGTCGAGTCGTTCGCGGACGCACTCGTGAACCAGCTGCTCGCCGCCCCCACGCGGAGCCTGCGCGACGCCGCCGAGGCCGACGACTGGTCGACGATCAACACCGCACTCGGGCTGTTCGATCCCTCGTTCGACGGCGACGCGCCGACGCCCCGCGACGCGTCGACGGACGAGGAAGCGGCGACCGCGATGGCGCACTCGCTCGTTTCGGCCGTCGACGACCAGCTGGACGACTGA
- the ahbB gene encoding siroheme decarboxylase subunit beta: MNEADVAVDLDRHDRAILNAFQGGFPVVERPFEPAAAALRERGVDISADELLDRVRRLDEEGTLSRFGALIDAEAIGGTATLVAMHAPEERFEEVAEQVNAHREVAHNYEREHPHLNMWFVVSVADSERVEEVLAEIEAETGEETYNLPKQREFRVEAKFLLDGPISSGDLDLSDLGPDVEPATDDRLTPAERDLVVELQGGLPITETPYRDVADAIGADVAWVIETITRFERGGKIRRVGVVPNHYALGYTENGMTVWNVPDDLVSEVGPAIADLDFVTHCYERPRHEGVWPYNFFAMTHGRSEAESERRVEQVRGRMGEFFDVADEDWDTLFSTRILKKTGIRLDERAAANTDGDIDES, translated from the coding sequence ATGAACGAGGCGGACGTCGCCGTCGATCTCGACCGCCACGATCGCGCGATCCTCAACGCCTTCCAGGGCGGGTTCCCGGTCGTCGAACGGCCGTTCGAGCCCGCGGCCGCGGCCCTCCGCGAGCGGGGGGTCGACATTTCGGCCGACGAACTGCTCGACCGGGTACGGCGACTCGACGAGGAGGGTACCCTCTCACGGTTCGGCGCGCTGATCGACGCCGAGGCGATCGGCGGCACGGCGACCCTCGTGGCGATGCACGCGCCCGAAGAGCGGTTCGAGGAGGTCGCCGAGCAGGTCAACGCCCACCGCGAGGTCGCGCACAACTACGAGCGCGAGCATCCCCACCTCAACATGTGGTTCGTGGTCTCGGTGGCCGACTCGGAGCGGGTCGAGGAGGTGCTCGCCGAGATCGAGGCCGAAACCGGCGAGGAGACGTACAACCTCCCGAAACAGCGCGAGTTCCGGGTCGAGGCGAAGTTCCTGCTCGACGGGCCGATTTCGTCGGGGGATCTCGACCTGTCGGATCTCGGTCCCGACGTCGAGCCCGCGACCGACGACCGACTCACGCCCGCCGAGCGCGATCTCGTCGTCGAACTCCAGGGTGGGCTGCCGATCACCGAAACGCCCTATCGCGACGTCGCCGACGCGATCGGCGCGGACGTCGCGTGGGTGATCGAGACGATCACCCGCTTCGAGCGCGGCGGGAAGATCAGGCGCGTGGGCGTCGTCCCGAACCACTACGCGCTCGGCTACACCGAGAACGGGATGACCGTCTGGAACGTGCCCGACGACCTCGTGAGCGAGGTCGGCCCGGCGATCGCCGACCTCGATTTCGTGACGCACTGCTACGAGCGCCCGCGTCACGAGGGCGTCTGGCCGTACAACTTCTTCGCGATGACTCACGGTCGCTCCGAGGCCGAGAGCGAACGGCGGGTCGAGCAGGTCAGAGGGCGTATGGGAGAGTTCTTCGACGTTGCCGACGAGGACTGGGACACGCTGTTCTCGACGCGCATCCTGAAGAAGACGGGCATCCGGCTGGACGAACGTGCCGCAGCGAACACTGACGGCGATATCGACGAATCATGA
- a CDS encoding MmgE/PrpD family protein → MTTTEELASFTETVAFEDLDDDTVEELKKRVLDSVGIAVGALGAEPVEAVRETVATTAAGDAARLWGSGTRASPTGAAMYNTTLTRYLDFMDSFLAPGETPHPSDNIASLVACGEHVDATGAELVEAIGVSYEIQGELAWNAPVRDRGYDHVTHTVISAAAGAGKVLGLDHEALRNAVGIAGTAHNALRVTRTGGINEWKGVASANAARNAVHSALLADNGMDGPTNLFEGQKGWKQIIAGDFSVDLDPGCERVFDTMTKRYVAETYAQSAVEGVIELAERADIDPDQVNAIHLDTFHGAKLIIGGGEGSRYEVETKAQADHSLPYMLAAALIDRELTNDAYDPERIQREDVQELLRTVEVEESEALTERFENGEMPAVVDIELTNDATRHVEKDAFSGHPTDPMTWEQVEAKFDTMTEERYDEDHREEVVNVVRNLETHDVADLVALLD, encoded by the coding sequence ATGACCACGACCGAGGAGCTCGCGTCGTTCACCGAAACGGTCGCGTTCGAGGACCTCGACGACGACACGGTCGAGGAGTTGAAAAAGCGCGTGCTCGACTCGGTCGGGATCGCGGTGGGCGCGCTGGGTGCGGAGCCGGTCGAGGCCGTCCGCGAGACGGTCGCGACGACCGCCGCGGGCGACGCCGCGCGGCTGTGGGGGTCGGGGACGCGCGCCAGCCCGACCGGAGCGGCGATGTACAACACCACGCTGACGCGGTATCTGGATTTCATGGACTCGTTTCTCGCGCCCGGCGAGACCCCCCATCCGAGCGACAACATCGCGAGCCTGGTCGCGTGCGGCGAGCACGTCGACGCCACCGGCGCGGAGCTCGTGGAAGCGATCGGCGTGAGCTACGAGATCCAGGGCGAGCTCGCGTGGAACGCGCCAGTCCGGGATCGCGGCTACGACCACGTGACCCACACGGTCATCTCGGCGGCCGCCGGCGCGGGAAAGGTGCTCGGCCTCGACCACGAGGCGCTGCGGAACGCGGTCGGCATTGCGGGAACCGCTCACAACGCGCTCCGGGTCACTCGCACAGGGGGAATCAACGAGTGGAAAGGTGTTGCGAGCGCGAACGCCGCCCGGAACGCGGTCCATTCCGCGCTACTCGCCGACAACGGGATGGACGGGCCGACGAACCTCTTCGAGGGCCAGAAGGGATGGAAACAGATCATTGCGGGCGATTTCTCGGTCGATCTCGATCCCGGCTGCGAGCGCGTGTTCGATACGATGACCAAGCGCTACGTCGCCGAGACCTACGCCCAGTCCGCAGTCGAGGGCGTGATCGAACTCGCCGAACGGGCCGACATCGATCCCGACCAGGTGAACGCGATCCACCTCGATACGTTCCACGGCGCGAAGCTCATCATCGGCGGGGGCGAGGGGTCGAGATACGAAGTCGAGACGAAAGCTCAAGCCGACCACTCGCTGCCGTACATGCTTGCGGCGGCGCTGATCGACCGCGAGCTCACGAACGACGCCTACGACCCCGAGCGCATTCAGCGCGAGGACGTTCAGGAGCTCCTTCGAACGGTGGAGGTCGAGGAGAGCGAGGCGCTCACCGAGCGCTTCGAGAACGGCGAGATGCCCGCGGTCGTCGACATCGAACTCACGAACGATGCGACCCGCCACGTCGAAAAGGACGCGTTCAGCGGCCACCCCACCGACCCGATGACGTGGGAGCAGGTCGAAGCGAAGTTCGACACGATGACCGAAGAACGCTACGACGAGGACCACCGAGAGGAGGTCGTCAACGTCGTCAGAAACCTCGAAACCCACGACGTCGCCGACCTCGTCGCGCTGCTCGACTGA
- a CDS encoding thiamine pyrophosphate-dependent dehydrogenase E1 component subunit alpha: MVEWTEQQPPEDRYGVLDSDGSLDGDPPDLDDGELLGLYRTFIATRQLEDKMLNMQRSGEASLVARSRGEEATPLGAAAALAPDDWVFYTYRQNSALLHWDYPMAEIIAGTMGFAPETVAEHLDADADPDVNFAPDYTPIGVNVTNGVGSAMADKFTDRDTVTMVFTGDGSTSEGSFHDGMNFAGVFEPPAVIVCQNNQWAISEPSQRQTGAETFAQKAEAYGVPHERVDGNDVFAVYETASEAVERARSGDGPTFIECVTYRMAEHNTSDNPDVYRDDEEQREMWEERDPVERFETYLRDEGVLDDETKGDLEDEVDEQVSAAVDAARDIPDSEPGQMFDHNLHGESWASQHQRAELARELDGKNPFTDFTGEGFDEQ; the protein is encoded by the coding sequence ATGGTAGAATGGACCGAACAGCAGCCACCGGAGGACCGCTATGGGGTACTCGACTCGGACGGATCGCTCGACGGCGACCCGCCGGACCTCGACGACGGGGAGCTGTTGGGGCTGTATCGGACGTTTATCGCCACCCGACAGTTGGAAGACAAGATGTTGAACATGCAGCGCAGCGGCGAGGCTAGCCTCGTCGCGCGCTCGCGGGGTGAGGAGGCCACACCGCTCGGGGCCGCCGCCGCGCTCGCGCCCGACGACTGGGTGTTCTACACCTATCGGCAGAACTCCGCACTCCTCCACTGGGACTACCCGATGGCGGAGATCATCGCGGGCACGATGGGCTTTGCCCCCGAGACGGTCGCCGAACACCTCGATGCCGACGCCGACCCGGACGTGAACTTCGCGCCGGATTACACCCCGATCGGCGTGAACGTCACCAACGGCGTGGGATCGGCGATGGCCGACAAATTCACCGACCGCGACACCGTCACGATGGTGTTCACGGGCGACGGCTCGACCAGTGAAGGCTCGTTCCACGACGGGATGAATTTTGCCGGCGTGTTCGAGCCGCCCGCGGTCATCGTGTGTCAGAACAACCAGTGGGCGATCTCCGAGCCGTCCCAGCGCCAGACCGGTGCTGAGACGTTCGCCCAGAAGGCCGAAGCCTACGGAGTACCCCACGAGCGCGTCGACGGCAACGACGTGTTCGCCGTGTACGAGACGGCCAGCGAGGCGGTCGAACGCGCGCGATCGGGCGACGGACCGACGTTCATCGAGTGCGTGACCTACCGGATGGCAGAGCACAACACCTCCGACAATCCCGACGTCTACCGCGACGACGAGGAACAACGCGAGATGTGGGAAGAGCGCGATCCGGTCGAGCGCTTCGAGACCTACCTCCGCGACGAGGGCGTGCTCGACGACGAAACGAAAGGAGACCTCGAAGACGAGGTCGATGAGCAGGTTTCGGCGGCCGTCGACGCGGCACGGGACATCCCCGATTCCGAACCCGGGCAGATGTTCGATCACAACCTCCACGGGGAAAGCTGGGCCAGTCAGCACCAGCGCGCTGAACTCGCCCGCGAACTCGATGGGAAGAATCCGTTCACCGACTTCACCGGGGAGGGGTTCGATGAGCAGTAA